A genomic segment from Ptychodera flava strain L36383 chromosome 19, AS_Pfla_20210202, whole genome shotgun sequence encodes:
- the LOC139119305 gene encoding SEC14-like protein 2, with translation MSGRVGDLSETQKIKLDEFRKNCADLLRANHDDYYCLRWLRARSFDVAKAETMFRTHMDFREKWKMDTIREDFDDPEVILKYFPGGLVGQDKDGSPVLIDPMGNIDAKGLLRCVKGKDILRSRMKFMEKYYEEVLPELSEKAGKRIEGMVYIADLEKLGTRHLWKPAADLIIQYCKLAEANFPETMKTIFIVRSPKIFPVCYKILKPFLDPETRDKIKVLGYNFKEELLKQIPAESLPEHWGGTMKDPDGNPMCPSKVCLGGEVPKSYYSQDIIVPDEANLVKTSVKFGSKLDIDFDVKLPGSILRYIFNSSDSLQFGVFYKNAGKGKDEEVLPLDKHNSHLVFEDGSVPCEKAGTYIVRFDNTHHKLSSTSLSYIIEVLEPESQNGNLNSPK, from the exons ATGAGCGGCAGAGTTGGTGACCTGAGCGAGACTCAGAAAATCAAACTCGACGAG TTCAGGAAAAATTGTGCAGACCTTCTGAGGGCAAACCATGATGATTACTACTGTCTCCGATGGCTTCGAG caAGAAGTTTTGACGTAGCGAAGGCAGAGACGATGTTCCGAACT CATATGGATTTCAGGGAAAAGTGGAAGATGGATACAATCAGAGAAGATTTTGACGATCCAGAG gttatactgaaatattttcccgGTGGCCTTGTTGGACAAGACAAAGACGGTTCACCGGTGTTGATAGATCCCATGGGCAATATTGATGCAAAAG GTCTTTTACGATGCGTCAAAGGCAAAGACATTTTACGGTCTAGAATGAAATTTATGGAAAAATATTACGAAGAAGTACTTCCCGAATTGTCTGAAAAG GCTGGTAAACGAATTGAGGGGATGGTATACATAGCCGATCTTGAGAAACTCGGTACACGCCATCTTTGGAAACCAGCGGCTGATCTTATTATTCAA TACTGCAAACTAGCGGAGGCGAATTTCCCGGAGACGATGAAGACGATATTCATCGTGAGGTCCCCGAAGATTTTCCCAGTGTGCTACAAGATACTTAAACCTTTTCTGGATCCCGAAACTAGGGACAAGATCAAAGTTCTTGGAT ACAACTTCAAGGAAGAACTACTCAAGCAAATCCCCGCTGAAAGCTTGCCTGAACACTGGGGTGGAACCATGAAGGATCCCGATGGTAACCCGATGTGTCCGAGCAAG GTGTGTTTAGGAGGTGAAGTGCCAAAGTCGTACTATTCGCAAGACATCATTGTCCCGGATGAAGCTAATCTTGTCAAAACTTCTGTGAAGTTTGGTTCTAAATTAGATATTGACTTTGACGTAAAATTGCCGGGTAGTATACTCAG GTATATTTTCAATAGCAGTGATAGTCTTCAGTTCGGTGTTTTCTACAAAAATGCCGGCAAGGGCAAAGACGAAGAGGTGTTACCACTCGACAAGCACAACTCCCACCTCGTCTTCGAAGATGGCAGTGTACCATGCGAAAAGGCCGGGACAT ATATCGTTAGATTCGACAACACCCATCATAAGCTGAGTAGCACTAGCCTGAGCTATATCATCGAAGTCTTGGAACCTGAGAGCCAAAATGGAAACCTGAACAGCCCAAAATAG